In a single window of the Nitrospira sp. genome:
- a CDS encoding PilZ domain-containing protein, with protein sequence MEWEWPIQDSHESHRERAALLRPIPYEIMAQEGGGSSLVNRGKALSLNISSGGMLILMDQAPKVEQVLKIYVPTPVALAETPTLAEVRWTRMVPFGRSNSYAAHFVGIKFMF encoded by the coding sequence ATGGAATGGGAATGGCCAATTCAGGATAGTCATGAAAGCCATCGGGAGAGAGCTGCCTTATTGAGGCCAATACCGTATGAAATTATGGCTCAAGAGGGTGGAGGTAGCAGCCTTGTCAATAGGGGAAAGGCGCTGTCCCTGAATATCAGCAGTGGGGGCATGCTGATCCTTATGGATCAAGCTCCGAAGGTTGAGCAAGTTCTCAAGATCTATGTACCAACACCTGTCGCTCTTGCTGAGACCCCAACCCTTGCCGAAGTTCGTTGGACCAGAATGGTTCCGTTTGGAAGGTCGAATAGCTATGCAGCTCATTTTGTGGGGATTAAGTTCATGTTCTAA
- a CDS encoding response regulator transcription factor → MNRQATELAKKITAVEHGGTTSVSARGILPTALTELCAEIIKALHIRTEAKDWEQFELKRVTGDPNQPILLRGFGLPDRGGIQHARLVVTMEELGRKQNLNAEHARERFQLTNREQSVVEHLAKGWTNKEIANALQITEQTVKEHIKHIMRKTNSTTRTGILVQIFNA, encoded by the coding sequence ATGAATCGGCAGGCTACGGAGCTTGCTAAAAAAATCACTGCGGTTGAACATGGAGGCACCACGTCTGTTTCGGCACGTGGAATACTCCCGACAGCTCTGACTGAGCTTTGCGCAGAGATCATTAAAGCCCTCCATATACGGACAGAAGCCAAAGATTGGGAACAGTTTGAGCTCAAGCGTGTCACAGGTGATCCGAATCAGCCAATCCTACTCAGAGGTTTTGGATTACCCGATCGAGGCGGGATTCAGCATGCCCGACTTGTCGTAACCATGGAAGAACTCGGACGAAAACAGAACTTGAATGCGGAGCACGCTCGAGAACGTTTCCAGCTCACAAACCGAGAGCAGTCTGTGGTGGAGCACCTGGCAAAAGGCTGGACAAATAAAGAGATTGCGAATGCACTGCAGATTACGGAACAAACCGTCAAGGAACACATTAAGCACATCATGCGCAAAACAAACTCCACTACGCGGACTGGTATCCTCGTCCAAATATTTAATGCTTAA